The Gopherus evgoodei ecotype Sinaloan lineage chromosome 8, rGopEvg1_v1.p, whole genome shotgun sequence genome includes a region encoding these proteins:
- the C8H5orf58 gene encoding putative uncharacterized protein C5orf58 homolog translates to MKIQLAMLLQRSPLSLVNDVYMIKNPSSLQKLDKTSMFKMFKSDVADKQFSLETAIKNIDKMSSELKKLNVKSQLLLCDLTLNFSHPVKTTVSREVEEKKTDFEELHNSIKFHADASINNSSL, encoded by the exons ATGAAGATACAGCTAGCAATGCTACTGCAAA GATCTCCTTTATCTCTGGTTAATGACGTTTACATGATAAAAAACCCCAGCAGCTTGCAGAAACTGGACAAAACATCTATGTTCAAG ATGTTTAAGAGTGATGTTGCTGACAAGCAGTTTAGCCTggaaactgcaattaaaaatattgatAAAATGTCCAGTGAGCTGAAGAAACTAAATG TGAAAAGCCAACTGCTGCTCTGTGACCTTACTTTGAACTTCAGTCATCCTGTGAAGACCACAGTTTCAAGGGAggtagaagaaaagaaaacagattttgagGAATTACATAATTCCATCAAGTTCCATGCTGATGCTTCCATTAACAATTCTTCTCTTTGA